The Bombus huntii isolate Logan2020A chromosome 6, iyBomHunt1.1, whole genome shotgun sequence genome window below encodes:
- the LOC126866407 gene encoding protein-cysteine N-palmitoyltransferase HHAT, with protein MTSATDRIIKLYKYESFLYFLLWTGAVLYSIYEVFLINSYFTNYDDLYGDFAPGWTWIGRKQDVSDEEWRIWVPLMIKLIPWLFLHHFISHFIKIISNSMLLCCWYILISLLFLYYCIGTFSMLCALMHPSILYILTYKRGKSIIWMINILFLFIIHFLKIPGGFFQNTLKLNDEEHYILTHILCWVQLRSISYSMDNIKSHLENKCDYILFFVQNLLYKLAYCLYLPTLSLGPLVLYQEFINSVKGSFQFLRPANLGNFLFNVIRYIFWILFANLFLHFLYFSAIQYHPEVIKDLNPWALYGLGYCMGQFFLIKYVVVYGLNHTLCAIDNVKAPPQPKCVARIHLYSDMWKYFDQGLYKFLIRYIYVPSLKSNFNKLLASFLCFTFVFLWHGMQINIFIWAFLNFVGLNIESLIKLTGKNKYFLNVRKRYLSETNARRFHCILASPLLAISVISNFYFFVGEEIGNTYISRILHDTWYSTFVLLFFLYCCCQVSIDIKNWELQKYSKL; from the exons ATGACTTCGGCAACGGACAggattattaaattatataaatatgaaagtttcttatattttcttctgtGGACTGGTGCAGTATTATATTCCATTTAtgaagtatttttaattaattctt ATTTTACTAATTATGATGATTTGTATGGTGATTTTGCACCAGGATGGACATGGATTGGAAGGAAACAAGATGTTTCTGATGAAGAATGGAGAATATGGGTACCATTgatgataaaattaatacCTTGGTTATTTCTGCATCACTTTATCAGTCATTTTATAAAGATTATATCAAATTCTATG CTATTGTGTTGTTGGTACATCCttatatctttattatttttgtattattgtaTTGGAACCTTCAGTATGTTATGTGCATTAATGCATCCAAGTATACTCTATATTTTAACATACAAACGTGGCAAATCTATTATATGgatgataaatatattatttttatttataatacattttcttaaaattccGGGTGGTTTCTTCCAAAATACATTGAAATTAAATGATGAAGAACACTACATTTTAACTCATATATTATGTTGGGTTCAACTAAGAAGCATTAGCTACAGTATGGATAATATAAAATCacatttagaaaataaatgtgATTATATACTCTTTTTTGTACAAAATCTTTTATACAAATTGGCATATTGTTTATATTTGCCTACATTATCCTTAGGACCACTAGTTTTATATCAGGAATTCATTAATTCT GTAAAAGGatcatttcaatttttgagACCTGCAAATCttggaaattttctttttaatgtcATTAGATACATTTTCTGGATACTGTTCGCTAACTtgtttttgcattttctttattttagtGCAATACAATATCATCCAGag GTTATTAAGGATTTAAATCCATGGGCTTTATATGGATTAGGATATTGTATGGggcaattttttttaattaagtaTGTCGTAGTATATGGACTCAATCACACTTTATGTGCAATAGATAATGTAAAAGCTCCCCCTCAACCTAAATGTGTAGCAAGAATTCATTTGTATTCTGACATGTGGAAATATTTTGATCAAGGCTTATACAAGTTTCTTATTAG gtATATTTATGTACCTTCAttgaaatcaaattttaacaaattactcGCTTCGTTTTTATGTTTTACATTCGTTTTTTTATGGCATGGGATGCagataaacatttttatttgggcatttttaaattttgtaggattaaatattgaaagttTAATCAAATTAACTggtaaaaacaaatattttttaaatgtacgAAAAAGATATCTGTCAGAAACAAATGCGAGACGATTTCATTGCATCTTAGCAAGTCCTCTATTAGCAATTTCTGTAATAtctaatttttacttttttgttGGAGAAGAAATTGGAAATACTTACATCTCTAGAATACTACATG ATACATGGTATAGTACATTTGTATTACTCTTCTTCCTTTATTGCTGTTGTCAAGTTTCTatagatataaaaaattgggaattacaaaaatattcaaaactatAA
- the LOC126866399 gene encoding uncharacterized protein LOC126866399 codes for MNTKINHEYASNSYNGGIMGNDSPGALLDMLAEVASQTLHSEKKRSKLLLPSQCKSKTDYVKRKAHELTFNVPQLLSMPASQLVKQFSIFTSDELKRQYSYTCALVIGCVQKYTSFASEGRARMSIKAHLAEHLEYLKTNKEAYKTFTAKSVSYKNYKISPQSKKSRLQQSRKPQETLNKENKNVITEKSTNYLRNILLNDSTFNELDKKKNVETVENSKKIHDSEQKDTERMDFKVLGDHSYFERLKDEIPSKKETSPFNNSLENVTDENIVLMVVGADSVHMKEYPRINKKLSEKINQKSDTIYLPEISWPTENGDKNTEIITSKPKGKAKFIGTSKEEREMALAFMDRIKKKGNPTGSNLECRICNPPRSFTAPTTLVSHYRSHAGIKPYECRICRAVFTRRHSLKYHMLIHQNQTRFTCADCGKKFRHPSHFREHRRRHTGEAPFGCDDCGQRFKTRNTYKRHLKTRHGKVLTTTGELLYLSEEDFQKVRTNRKKKNNTNKDHMIDEGIIATKTIMHCQNDNDQLQNTATEEYIINNDTTDSDKNWKSSDTIQIIKNCFETYEVCSEPHLNKTESIETELSIKNRVFNKDENSLSDEYPDKVEDKLPQLQSGSYIKLEIVKDGNNQIICHDNVGQPEIIYHNINEAPSYIKVEYSNLVNDLENENSIEFQENFKFSENQIKNPIQIINETENYFDEESNNSVSKQQTKLMQADTHIKTKNKDSNKHIILSQEHIKYEKENSDITTLNCKPFQEMETHEIVSEDLIDLNTLQGINQITNKTISITDTLANQNEDCLLQEDKKLSNYQTVITNLIKNRVIVSPNYVFEKDQKLLNQVEQRLYIHNEPLTSIVVQNKCINIFPQTQSKTQLNKSKKFTLLNKHMQAINVKQNENQNTILLLTNNTLQNNILKIDQNNTADTEIKEQIFEKSK; via the exons ATGAACACCAAAATAAACCATGAATATGCTTCTAATTCATATAACGGAG GTATTATGGGAAATGATAGTCCAGGTGCATTATTAGATATGCTTGCAGAAGTTGCATCTCAGACGTTACATTCAGAGAAAAAGCgtagtaaattattattaccatCACAATGCAAGTCAAAAACAGATTATGTAAAAAGGAAGGCTCATGAATTGACCTTTAATGTGCCACAGCTTCTCTCTATGCCTGCATCACAATTagttaaacaattttctattttcacaAGTGATGAATTAAAAAGGCAATACTCATATACATGTGCTCTTGTCATTGGATGtgtacaaaaatatactagttttgcaagcgAAGGAAGAGCAAGAATGTCTATTAAAGCACATTTAGCAGAAcatttagaatatttaaaaactaatAAAGAAGCGT ataaaaCTTTTACTGCAAAGTCAGTAAgttacaaaaattataaaattagtcCTCAAAGTAAGAAAAGCAGATTACAACAATCACGGAAACCACAGGAAACATTAAATAAGGAGAATAAGAATGTTATTACAGAAAAATCAACAAATTACTTAAGAAATATTCTGTTAAATGATTCTACTTTTAATGAGttagataaaaagaaaaatgttgaaaCAGTAGAAAATTCAAAAAAAATACATGATTCTGAACAGAAAGATACAGAAAGAATGGATTTTAAAGTTCTTGGAGATCATAGTTATTTTGAACGCTTAAAAGATGAAATTCCTAGCAAGAAAGAAACATCACCATTTAACAATTCTCTTGAAAATGTGACAGATGAAAAT ATTGTACTTATGGTTGTTGGTGCTGACAGTGTTCATATGAAAGAATATCCACGTATTAACAAAAAATTGTCAGAAAAAATCAATCAAAAATCTGATACCATTTATTTGCCAG AAATATCATGGCCAACTGAAAATGGTGacaaaaatacagaaattatAACTAGTAAACCCAAAGGGAAAGCAAAATTTATAGGTACTAGTAAAGAGGAAAGAGAAATGGCATTAGCTTTTATGGATCGtataaagaaaaagggaaatcCAACTGGAAGTAATCTCGAATGTCGAATTTGTAATCCACCACGAAGTTTCACAGCACCTACAACATTGGTGTCTCATTATCGCAGTCATGCTGGAATAAAACCATATGAGTGTCGTATATGCAGAGCAGTTTTTACGAGAAGACATAGTTTGAAATATCACATGTTAATTCATCAAAATCAAACGCGATTTACATGTGCTGATTGTGGAAAGAAATTTAGGCATCCATCACATTTCAGAGAACACAGACGTAGACATACTGGTGAAGCACCATTTGGATGTGATGATTGTGGACAACG ATTTAAAACAAGAAACACTTACAAACGTCATTTAAAAACAAGACATGGAAAAGTTCTAACAACTACTGGAGAGTTGCTGTATCTGTCGGAAGAAGATTTTCAAAAAGTTCGAActaatagaaagaaaaagaataatacaaataaagatCACATGATAGATGAGGGCATAATTGCAACAAAAACAATCATGCATTGTCAAAATGATAATGACCAATTACAAAATACTGCAACTGaggaatatattataaataatgatacCACTGATAGtgataaaaattggaaatcaAGTGATacaatacaaattattaaaaattgttttgaaACTTACGAGGTGTGTTCAGAACCTCATTTAAATAAGACTGAATCGATAGAGACTGAATTATCTATAAAAAATAGAGTTTTTAATAAAGACGAAAATAGTTTATCAGATGAATATCCAGATAAAGTAGAAGATAAACTGCCACAGTTGCAAAGTGGTTCTTATATTAAGTTAGAAATAGTTAAAGATGGAAATAATCAAATTATATGTCATGATAATGTTGGTCAACctgaaataatttatcataaTATAAATGAAGCACCATCATATATTAAAGTAGAATATAGCAACTTAGTTAATGACTTAGAAAATGAGAATAGTATagaatttcaagaaaattttAAGTTCTCTGAAAATCAAATTAAGAATCctatacaaataattaatgaaactgaaaattattttgatgaAGAATCCAATAATTCTGTAAGTaaacaacaaacaaaattaatgCAAGCAGATACCCATATTAAAACGAAGAACAAAGATAGCAATAAACATATAATACTTAGTCAAGAACATATcaaatatgaaaaagaaaatagtgATATTACTACTCTTAATTGCAAACCTTTTCAAGAAATGGAGACCCATGAGATTGTTTCAGAAGACTTAATAGATTTAAATACATTGCAAGGAATTAATCAAATTACTAATAAAACAATATCAATTACGGATACCTTAGCGAACCAAAATGAAGATTGTCTATTAcaagaagataaaaaattaagcAATTATCAAACAGTTATAACAAATTTGATAAAGAATCGAGTGATTGTATCTCCAAATTATGTTTTTGAAAAAGATCAAAAGTTATTAAACCAAGTTGAGCAACGcttatatattcataatgAACCTTTAACTAGTATAGTAGTACAAAATAAATGCATTAATATATTTCCACAAACCCAATCAAAAACacaattaaataaaagtaaaaaatttacaCTCTTGAATAAACACATGCAAGCTATTAATGTAAAGCAAAATGAAAatcaaaatacaattttattgttgaccaataatacgttacaaaatAATATCCTCAAAATTGATCAAAATAATACTGCTGATACTGAAATTAAAGAACAGATATTTGAGAAAAGTAAGTAA